TTAGCTTTAGCTGGTGAATGGAGAAGGATATTAGTGGGAATAATAAAAGGTAAGTATGTAGTAATAACTCCATTTAGATTGGAAGATGCTTTAAAAATGACAGAATGGGGATTTCATGAAAATCCCCTTTTTAGTGACTATAATTTTCCCTTAGTAAGTTATGAAAGTATTAGTAAATGGTATAATAGGAAAACCTTCGGTTTGAATAAAAAATATTTTGCTATTTACAATAAAGAAAATAAGTTAATAGGATATTTAGGTATAAAAAACATAAAAAGAATATTAGGACAATCCACTTTAGGAATAGTATTTGATCCAAATTATATTAATAAAGGCTATGGTACAGATGCTTTGGGAACTTTTTTAGGTTATTATTTTAATGATTTGAACATGAAATGTCTTTATTTAGAAGTTGCTAAATTTAACAAAAGGGCTATAAAAGTTTATGAAAAAACAGGTTTTGTAATAATCGATGAATATTTAATGGACTATCATGATCAATATATAGATTTGAATAACCCTTATTTTCAACAAGAAAGATCAGCTTTTGTCATAAATAGAAATAAAATATATAATTATATATACAAGATGAAAATAGATAAAGATATCTATGATAAACTGGATGTTTTTTAGATTTTTAGCAAGATGTTTTTAAGGCAGGTGATTTTGTGAGTTTTACTTTAGAGACTACAGAAATAGATTTAGGAGATACTCCTATAGAAAATATTTTTATAAATGATTTTATGCCGATGGCTAATGGTACTTATGTGAAGGTATATTTACTAGGTTATAAATATGCCTTTGATAGAGATGCAGATATTGAAGTTAATAACGAAACTATTGCAAAACATTTGGAAATACCTTTAGGTGATGTACTTAGAGCATGGGAATTTTGGGAGGAAAAAGGTATAATAAAAATAATAGAGAAAAGTGATAAAGATAAATATGATTATAAGGTTAAGTTTTTAAACCTAAAGCAGCTCTATATTAATAATAATTATGAGCATATTACTGTAACAAAAGAAGCATCTATAGGAAATAAGCCGAAATATCATAATTTTAATACAAAAGAAGTAATAGAAGCAAATACATCTCCAGTAGTACAAAAAATGTTTAAGGACGTTGAATATACAG
This Tissierellales bacterium DNA region includes the following protein-coding sequences:
- a CDS encoding GNAT family N-acetyltransferase, with the translated sequence MGIIKGKYVVITPFRLEDALKMTEWGFHENPLFSDYNFPLVSYESISKWYNRKTFGLNKKYFAIYNKENKLIGYLGIKNIKRILGQSTLGIVFDPNYINKGYGTDALGTFLGYYFNDLNMKCLYLEVAKFNKRAIKVYEKTGFVIIDEYLMDYHDQYIDLNNPYFQQERSAFVINRNKIYNYIYKMKIDKDIYDKLDVF